ACCCTGGGCCGGACGATCGGAGACAAAGCAGGCGGAAACAGTCTCGGCTCGACCTCACCGGATACCAAGTTTGCTCAAGAGACGGTCTCGCTTCATCAGCCACCAGCCTGATTCGATGGGCCACATCGAATGGTTCTCATGAGCCCCGAGTTTCGTCGCGGCATGAAGTGGCCAATTCGGATCGTCGAGGAGTTCTCTCGCCAAGGCGATCATGTCGGCCTTACCGGCCTTGACCAGCTCTTCGCAGACTTTCGCATCCCACAGGAAGCCGACAGCCATGCTTGCAATGTCGGCACTGTCTCGGATCCGTTCGGCGAAGGGCACCTGAAAGCCTTGCTCGATGACCATCCGCCGTGGCCGGTCCTTTCCGCCGATGCCGCCCGTCGAGCAATCAATCATGTCGACACCCGCTGTCTTGAGCGCTTTCGCGGTCTCGACTGCGTCTTCCACCTCTATCCCGCCCTCAAGCCAGTCGGTTGTGGAAAGACGGAACGCCAGGGGATAGGCTTCCGGCCAGTTCGCCCGAATGGACTTTGCCACTTCAACGGCGAACCGCCGGCGGTTTTCCCCACTTCCGCCCCAGCGATCCCTGCGCCGATTGGCAATGGGCGACAAGAACTGATGAATCAGAAACCCGTGGGCCGCATAAACCTCGACGATCTTGAAACCGGCCTCCTGGGCGCGTCTTGCGGCCTCACCGAAGGAAGCGATCACCCGCTCGATATCCGCCTCCGACATCTCCACAGGTTCCGGCCAGCCCTCCGCATAGGGAATTGGCGACGGGGCGATCGCTGTCCAGGGAGCCTCGTTTCGTTCGGAAACGTCCTCGTCGTCGACGGGCGTTTCCCCATGCCAAGGCCGTCGCTCGGACGCCTTTCGGCCGGCGTGGCCAAGCTGGATGCCGGAGACCGCACCCTCGTCGCCTATAAACTTGGTGATCGGTATCAGGCCGTCTATCTGCGCGTCCTGCCAGAGGCCGAGATCGCCGTGCGTTCTTCTTCCGTCTGATTCGACGGCTGTCGCTTCAGCGTACACCAATCCCGCACCGCCCAGGGCAAAGCGGCCGAGGTGCACCGCGTGCCAGCCGTTCGCATGGCCGTCCTTTGCCCGATACTGGCTCATGGGAGAAACGGCGATACGGTTCTTGACCGTGATATCGCGCAAGGTGAAGGGAGAAAAAAGCTCGGCCATCGCTGTTCGATTTCCTATCGCAGGGTGTTTTCACCGCTGTAGCAGGAGGAAGGCCTATGGTTGAAGTCACAGCTTGGTGGGCCGGGTTATGAGGTCT
The window above is part of the Algihabitans albus genome. Proteins encoded here:
- a CDS encoding NADH:flavin oxidoreductase/NADH oxidase, yielding MAELFSPFTLRDITVKNRIAVSPMSQYRAKDGHANGWHAVHLGRFALGGAGLVYAEATAVESDGRRTHGDLGLWQDAQIDGLIPITKFIGDEGAVSGIQLGHAGRKASERRPWHGETPVDDEDVSERNEAPWTAIAPSPIPYAEGWPEPVEMSEADIERVIASFGEAARRAQEAGFKIVEVYAAHGFLIHQFLSPIANRRRDRWGGSGENRRRFAVEVAKSIRANWPEAYPLAFRLSTTDWLEGGIEVEDAVETAKALKTAGVDMIDCSTGGIGGKDRPRRMVIEQGFQVPFAERIRDSADIASMAVGFLWDAKVCEELVKAGKADMIALARELLDDPNWPLHAATKLGAHENHSMWPIESGWWLMKRDRLLSKLGIR